One bacterium DNA window includes the following coding sequences:
- a CDS encoding cytochrome C biogenesis protein, giving the protein METQSLGFAVAFTAGLLSFLSPCVLPLIPSYASFITGIGLDDLADGGRDRAHVRRALLAHGLLFIAGFTLVFIALGASATLIGSIFHVYRDWIERTGGVLLVLFGLLLLGVLRVPGAERDWRIQLSSKPVGYAGTVLVGIAFGAGWTPCIGPVLGGILTLAATGESVGDGVALLGAYSAGLAIPFLAATLALDRFLAGFRRFRRWLPWVSRASGVLLILVGVLLLTGSFTVLAGLLARLTPDFLLERL; this is encoded by the coding sequence ATGGAAACCCAGTCGCTCGGATTCGCCGTCGCCTTCACCGCGGGGCTGCTCAGCTTCCTCTCGCCCTGCGTGCTGCCGCTGATCCCCAGCTACGCCTCCTTCATCACGGGGATCGGGCTGGACGACCTCGCCGACGGCGGCCGCGACCGCGCGCACGTGCGACGCGCCCTGCTCGCCCACGGCCTGCTCTTCATTGCCGGCTTCACCCTCGTCTTCATCGCGCTGGGTGCGTCCGCCACGTTGATCGGTTCGATCTTCCACGTCTACCGCGACTGGATCGAACGCACGGGCGGTGTGCTGCTGGTGCTCTTCGGGCTGCTCCTGCTCGGCGTGCTGCGCGTGCCCGGCGCCGAGCGCGACTGGCGCATCCAGCTCTCCAGCAAGCCCGTTGGCTACGCCGGGACGGTGCTCGTGGGGATCGCCTTCGGCGCCGGGTGGACGCCGTGCATCGGCCCCGTGCTGGGCGGCATCCTCACGCTCGCGGCGACGGGCGAGTCGGTGGGCGACGGCGTCGCGCTCCTCGGCGCCTACTCCGCCGGCCTCGCGATCCCGTTCCTCGCCGCCACCCTGGCGCTCGACCGCTTCCTCGCCGGCTTCAGGCGCTTCCGGCGGTGGCTGCCCTGGGTCAGCCGCGCCAGCGGCGTCCTGCTCATCCTGGTCGGCGTCCTGCTGCTCACCGGCTCGTTCACCGTGTTGGCCGGCCTCCTCGCGCGGCTGACGCCCGACTTCCTGCTCGAGAGGCTCTGA
- a CDS encoding nucleotidyltransferase, with protein MKVVIPLAGMGTRLRPHTYVRPKPLLEVGGKPVMSYILDDLEDLGVQEIVFITGYLGEKVREYMAASYPRFRAHYVEQTALNGTAGAVKLAQPFIDEEVLIIFVDTLFDADLGLIRREAPDVAGIIWAKEVEDYQRFGVIVADEQGFMQRIVEKPKEPISKLANIGLYYIRDWELFYEGVDHTLAGPPGPKGEYYITDAFQYMIDKGAKIRTAEVAGWYDCGEVGTLLETNRHVLEAGRARMPEGGTNVRIHPPVRVEEGVVLEEVELGPNVTVGAGTTLRRCAVRDSIIGAGATIEDARLHDSLIGDRVVIRGVNGSVSVCDDSVVRA; from the coding sequence GTGAAAGTCGTCATCCCGCTGGCCGGCATGGGCACGCGGCTCAGGCCGCACACGTACGTCCGACCCAAGCCGCTGCTGGAGGTGGGCGGCAAGCCCGTAATGAGCTACATCCTGGACGACCTCGAGGATCTGGGCGTGCAGGAGATCGTGTTCATCACGGGTTACCTGGGCGAAAAGGTCCGGGAGTACATGGCGGCGAGTTACCCCCGGTTCCGGGCGCACTACGTCGAGCAGACGGCGCTGAACGGCACGGCGGGAGCGGTGAAGCTGGCGCAGCCGTTCATCGACGAGGAGGTGCTGATCATCTTCGTCGACACGCTGTTCGATGCGGACCTCGGCCTCATCCGGCGGGAAGCGCCGGACGTCGCGGGGATCATCTGGGCGAAGGAGGTCGAGGACTACCAGCGCTTCGGCGTGATCGTCGCGGACGAGCAGGGCTTCATGCAGCGGATCGTCGAGAAGCCGAAGGAGCCCATCTCCAAGCTCGCCAACATCGGGCTGTACTACATCCGGGACTGGGAGCTCTTCTACGAGGGCGTGGACCACACGCTGGCGGGGCCGCCCGGGCCGAAGGGCGAGTACTACATCACGGATGCGTTCCAGTACATGATCGACAAGGGCGCGAAGATCCGCACGGCGGAGGTCGCCGGCTGGTACGACTGCGGCGAGGTCGGGACGCTGCTGGAGACCAACCGGCACGTGCTGGAAGCGGGACGCGCCCGCATGCCGGAGGGCGGGACGAACGTGCGCATCCACCCGCCCGTACGGGTCGAGGAGGGGGTGGTGCTGGAGGAGGTGGAGCTGGGGCCCAACGTGACGGTCGGTGCGGGCACGACGTTGCGTCGCTGTGCGGTGCGTGACTCGATCATCGGCGCCGGTGCGACGATCGAGGACGCGCGGCTGCACGACTCGCTGATCGGGGACCGGGTGGTGATCCGGGGAGTGAACGGGTCGGTCAGCGTGTGTGACGATTCCGTGGTGCGCGCGTAG
- a CDS encoding NADPH:quinone reductase, which yields MRAIVVHETGGPETLRLEDVPVPEPGPGQVRVRVHYAGLNFIDVYHRTGLYALEGPFTPGSEAAGEVDAVGPGVSEFRPGDRVAYAMERGAYAEYAIVPAWKLVHVPEGIGLDTAAAVMLQGMTAHYLTHSTFPLREGHSALVHAAAGGVGLLLVQMAKRRGARVIGTTSTEEKAQLAREAGADEVVLYTHQDFVTAARHFGGGHGVDVVYDSVGKATFEGSLNSLKRRGMLVMFGQSSGSVPPFDIGVLARRGSLFLTRASLNDYIATRDELLGRARDLFSWISAGELKVRIDRKLPLEEAAEAHRLLEGRQTSGKVLLEVVPS from the coding sequence ATGCGAGCGATCGTCGTCCATGAGACCGGCGGGCCCGAGACGCTGCGCCTCGAGGACGTGCCGGTCCCCGAACCGGGTCCCGGACAGGTGCGCGTCCGGGTCCATTACGCGGGTCTCAACTTCATTGACGTCTACCACCGCACGGGGCTGTACGCCCTCGAGGGGCCGTTCACGCCGGGCAGCGAAGCCGCGGGCGAGGTGGATGCGGTGGGGCCGGGCGTCTCCGAGTTCAGGCCGGGCGACCGCGTGGCCTACGCCATGGAGCGCGGCGCGTACGCGGAGTACGCGATCGTGCCGGCATGGAAGCTGGTGCACGTGCCCGAGGGCATCGGGCTCGACACCGCAGCGGCCGTCATGCTCCAGGGCATGACCGCGCACTACCTCACCCACAGCACGTTCCCGCTCCGGGAAGGGCATTCCGCGCTGGTGCACGCGGCCGCCGGCGGCGTCGGCCTGCTGCTCGTCCAGATGGCGAAGCGGCGGGGCGCGCGCGTGATCGGCACGACGTCCACCGAGGAGAAGGCGCAGCTCGCCCGCGAGGCCGGCGCAGACGAGGTCGTCCTCTACACGCACCAGGACTTCGTCACGGCCGCGCGGCACTTCGGCGGCGGCCACGGCGTGGACGTGGTGTACGACTCCGTGGGCAAGGCGACGTTCGAAGGGAGCCTCAACTCGCTCAAGCGGCGCGGCATGCTCGTCATGTTCGGCCAGTCCAGCGGCTCTGTGCCGCCGTTCGACATCGGAGTGCTGGCGCGCCGGGGCTCGCTGTTCCTCACCCGCGCCTCGCTCAACGACTACATCGCCACGCGCGACGAGCTGCTGGGCCGCGCGCGTGACCTGTTCTCGTGGATCAGCGCGGGCGAGTTGAAGGTGCGTATCGACCGCAAGCTCCCGCTCGAGGAAGCGGCCGAGGCGCACCGGCTGCTCGAGGGTCGGCAGACCTCGGGAAAGGTGCTGCTGGAAGTCGTTCCGTCGTGA
- a CDS encoding peptidase M20, translated as MADPTAEIERIAKLPEIARARQLLRQTDDETLADQAELAAIPAPPFGETPRAQRVLERFREIGLEDAAIDDVGNVLARLPGSARGDAAPVILSAHLDTVFPEGTDLTVRRNGQKIHAPGIADDARGLAAILAIARVLVQAGVRTGAPVVFVATVGEEGAGDLRGVKHLFRQGSPWRSAAGFVSLDGTGCRRIVHRAVGSRRLRVTFTGPGGHSWADWGCANPVHALGLAIARLARIEIPSQPRSALTVARVGGGTGVNVIPDRAWCELDIRSEDGAALRRLGAEAEEALRAAVAEVNGQRRRGTRALALDIEVIGDRPTGVTPPGSPLVRAARAATRFVGYAPELVASSTDANVPIALGIPAIAMGAGGESGGTHTLDEWYANDGGVEGLERALLTVLAVAGVA; from the coding sequence ATGGCCGACCCCACAGCCGAGATCGAACGCATCGCGAAGCTTCCCGAGATCGCCCGCGCGAGGCAACTCCTGCGCCAGACGGACGATGAGACGCTGGCCGACCAGGCGGAGCTGGCCGCGATCCCCGCGCCGCCGTTCGGCGAGACGCCGCGCGCGCAACGGGTGCTGGAGCGCTTCCGTGAGATCGGCCTGGAGGACGCCGCGATCGATGACGTCGGCAACGTCCTCGCCCGGCTGCCCGGCTCGGCGCGTGGCGACGCGGCGCCCGTCATCCTCTCCGCGCACCTCGACACCGTGTTCCCGGAAGGCACCGACCTCACGGTCCGCAGGAACGGGCAGAAGATCCACGCCCCCGGCATCGCCGATGACGCCCGCGGCCTCGCCGCGATCCTCGCCATCGCCCGCGTGCTCGTGCAGGCCGGCGTCCGCACCGGCGCGCCCGTCGTCTTCGTCGCGACCGTGGGCGAAGAGGGCGCCGGCGACCTGCGGGGCGTGAAGCACCTGTTCCGCCAGGGCTCGCCATGGCGCAGCGCCGCCGGCTTCGTCTCGCTGGACGGCACCGGCTGCCGCCGGATCGTGCACCGCGCCGTGGGCTCACGGCGCCTGCGGGTCACGTTCACCGGCCCCGGCGGCCACTCCTGGGCCGATTGGGGCTGCGCCAACCCCGTCCACGCCCTCGGCCTCGCCATCGCCCGTCTCGCGCGGATCGAGATCCCGTCACAGCCCCGTAGCGCGCTGACCGTCGCCCGCGTCGGCGGCGGCACCGGCGTCAACGTCATCCCTGATCGCGCCTGGTGCGAGCTGGACATCCGCAGCGAGGATGGCGCCGCCCTGCGGCGACTGGGAGCGGAGGCGGAGGAGGCGTTGCGGGCGGCCGTCGCCGAGGTCAACGGCCAGCGCCGCCGCGGCACCCGCGCCCTGGCACTCGACATCGAAGTGATCGGCGACCGGCCCACGGGCGTGACGCCGCCCGGCTCACCGCTCGTCCGCGCGGCCAGGGCAGCCACCCGCTTCGTCGGCTACGCGCCCGAGCTCGTGGCGTCCTCCACCGACGCCAACGTCCCCATCGCCCTCGGCATCCCCGCCATCGCGATGGGTGCGGGCGGTGAGTCCGGCGGGACGCACACGCTGGACGAATGGTACGCGAACGACGGCGGCGTCGAGGGTCTGGAACGCGCGCTGCTGACCGTGCTGGCCGTCGCGGGTGTGGCCTGA
- a CDS encoding DNA-binding response regulator, with amino-acid sequence MNSIPQKTGPARILVVEDERDIAALVAYHLTREGYRVRTADGGAEALQAVSRERPDLVILDLMLPGFSGYDVLAELRRRDTTADVPVIVLTARRDEEDRVKGLELGADDYVTKPFSPRELVLRVAAVLRRVQAPPVTSGGRMLTGGPIAVDLDGLHVTVHGRPVALTPTEYRLLVTLMERRGRVQSRQQLLESVWDIHVRIETRTVDMHVQRLRAKLGEAGKWIETVRGFGYRFRGRDAEA; translated from the coding sequence ATGAACAGCATCCCACAGAAGACGGGGCCGGCCCGGATCCTGGTGGTCGAGGACGAGCGCGACATCGCAGCCCTCGTCGCCTACCACCTCACCCGGGAAGGCTACCGCGTCCGCACCGCCGACGGCGGCGCCGAGGCCCTCCAGGCCGTTTCCCGCGAGCGCCCCGACCTCGTCATCCTCGACCTCATGCTGCCGGGCTTCTCCGGCTACGACGTTCTCGCCGAGCTGCGGCGCCGGGACACGACCGCGGATGTGCCGGTCATCGTGCTGACGGCGCGCCGCGATGAAGAGGACCGGGTGAAGGGCCTCGAGCTCGGCGCCGATGACTACGTCACCAAGCCGTTCAGCCCCAGGGAGCTGGTGCTGCGGGTCGCCGCTGTGTTGCGCCGCGTGCAGGCTCCCCCGGTCACCAGCGGCGGACGCATGCTCACCGGCGGCCCGATCGCCGTGGACCTGGATGGGCTCCACGTCACGGTGCACGGGAGGCCCGTCGCGCTCACACCCACCGAGTACCGCTTGCTGGTGACGCTGATGGAGCGGCGAGGCAGGGTACAGAGCCGGCAGCAGTTGCTCGAGAGCGTGTGGGACATCCACGTGCGCATCGAGACGCGGACCGTGGACATGCACGTGCAGCGGCTGCGCGCCAAGCTGGGCGAGGCGGGGAAGTGGATCGAGACGGTGCGCGGCTTCGGCTATCGGTTCAGGGGGCGGGACGCCGAGGCATGA
- a CDS encoding 2-isopropylmalate synthase, protein MKEEDLIYDWNRVDGAPVAPAGHVVELDDETLRDGLQSPSVQDPPIEQKIELLHLMAALGIHTADIGLPGAGPRAVADVRALALEIARERLPIGANCAARTVIADVEPIARISQEAGIPIEACTFIGSSPIRQYAEDWTLDRMLRATEEAVTFAVKEGLPVMFVTEDTTRARPEVLKRLYTTAIECGARRICLADTVGHATPAGVRSLVRFVLDEIVRPSGEDVKVDWHGHRDRGLAIANTLAAIEAGVHRVHGTALGIGERVGNTEMDLLLVNLKLLGLHDGDLSRLAEYCELASRATGVPIPPNYPVFGADAFRTGTGVHAAAIIKARAKGDDWLADRVYSGVPAGLFGKRQVIEISHVSGMSNVKYWLAENGYDHNDDGLCQRVFALAKQAARVLTDEELHACCREYGAAQARATS, encoded by the coding sequence ATGAAGGAAGAGGACCTGATCTACGACTGGAACCGGGTGGACGGTGCGCCCGTTGCGCCCGCGGGGCACGTGGTGGAGCTGGATGACGAGACCCTGCGGGACGGCTTGCAGTCGCCATCGGTCCAGGACCCCCCCATCGAACAGAAGATCGAGCTGTTGCACCTCATGGCCGCGCTGGGCATCCACACGGCGGACATCGGGTTGCCCGGCGCGGGGCCACGCGCGGTGGCGGATGTGCGCGCGCTGGCCCTCGAGATCGCGCGCGAGCGCCTGCCGATCGGCGCGAACTGCGCTGCCCGCACCGTGATCGCGGACGTGGAGCCGATCGCGCGCATCTCGCAGGAGGCGGGCATTCCGATCGAAGCGTGCACGTTCATCGGTTCCTCGCCGATCCGCCAGTACGCGGAGGACTGGACGCTGGACCGCATGCTGCGGGCGACGGAGGAGGCGGTGACCTTCGCCGTGAAGGAAGGGCTCCCCGTCATGTTCGTGACGGAGGACACCACCCGCGCACGGCCGGAGGTGCTGAAGCGGCTGTACACGACAGCGATCGAGTGTGGCGCCCGCCGCATCTGTCTGGCGGACACGGTCGGCCACGCGACGCCCGCCGGCGTGCGGAGTCTGGTTCGCTTCGTCCTGGACGAGATCGTGCGGCCGAGCGGTGAGGACGTGAAGGTGGACTGGCACGGCCACCGGGACCGCGGGCTCGCCATCGCGAACACGCTGGCCGCGATCGAGGCCGGGGTGCACCGTGTGCACGGAACGGCGCTGGGCATCGGTGAGCGGGTCGGCAACACGGAGATGGACTTGCTGCTCGTGAACCTGAAGCTCCTGGGCCTGCACGACGGCGACCTGTCCCGGCTTGCGGAGTATTGCGAGCTGGCTTCGCGCGCCACGGGCGTGCCCATCCCGCCGAACTACCCGGTCTTCGGCGCGGACGCGTTCCGTACGGGTACCGGCGTGCACGCGGCGGCGATCATCAAGGCGCGGGCGAAGGGGGACGACTGGTTGGCGGACCGTGTGTATTCGGGCGTGCCCGCAGGGTTGTTCGGCAAGCGGCAAGTCATCGAGATCAGCCACGTGAGCGGCATGTCGAACGTCAAGTACTGGCTTGCCGAGAACGGGTACGACCACAACGACGATGGCCTTTGCCAGCGGGTCTTCGCACTGGCGAAGCAGGCCGCACGCGTGTTGACGGACGAGGAGCTGCACGCGTGCTGTCGCGAGTACGGCGCGGCGCAGGCCCGCGCCACCAGCTGA
- a CDS encoding PAS domain-containing sensor histidine kinase — protein MSARLRLRWLIIAGFCVSTAGAALVLYLRIPGVVRGRLEGRVPAADVEATVDAVRLNTLLAAALGLVLAWILASWLTGTLAAALARLRAELLRLGREPTASAPAPQGFRELEPVAAAATRVAVELAQRAQHAARERDDLALLLDSVTDGILQLGAGGRIVRVNPAARRLLGLPADAEGKPIGSLVRHVELREMLTEALAGGASEPTEISLDSRRVLVIARGIPAAYEGAATTEAQRGAVAVFVDLTEVRRLETVRRDFVANVSHELKTPLTSICGYAETLLADDVPAETQRNFLETIARNAARLQRIVDDLLDLSRIESGGWRPMLVPLDAAAAAYDAWAPFVERASTQSVRFDVAADGVRVLADADALRQVFSNLFDNALRYTPAGGRIEVRAVPAPPADQDAPLVLASDAAAPHQAGESARVAIEVRDTGAGIPSDALPRIFERFYRVDPARSRAEGGTGLGLSIVKHLVERMGGDVTAESALGKGTTIRFTLPAAPVPAPAGGADGDAAATTPAAAAGNPTPTGGG, from the coding sequence ATGAGCGCGCGCCTGCGCCTGCGGTGGCTCATCATCGCCGGTTTCTGCGTCTCGACCGCGGGCGCAGCGCTGGTCCTGTACCTGCGCATCCCGGGCGTCGTCCGCGGCCGGCTCGAGGGCCGCGTCCCGGCCGCGGACGTGGAGGCCACGGTGGACGCGGTCCGGTTGAACACCCTGCTCGCGGCCGCGCTGGGGCTCGTGCTCGCATGGATCCTGGCGTCCTGGCTGACCGGTACGCTCGCCGCAGCACTCGCCCGCCTGCGCGCCGAGCTGCTGCGCCTCGGCCGCGAGCCGACAGCGTCTGCCCCGGCGCCCCAGGGCTTCCGCGAGCTCGAGCCAGTCGCGGCCGCCGCCACACGGGTGGCCGTCGAACTCGCGCAGCGCGCCCAGCACGCCGCTCGTGAGCGCGATGACCTCGCCCTCCTCCTGGACTCCGTCACCGACGGCATCCTCCAGCTCGGCGCGGGCGGCCGCATCGTGCGCGTGAACCCCGCCGCCCGTAGGCTGCTCGGCCTTCCCGCCGACGCGGAGGGCAAACCCATCGGCTCGCTCGTCCGGCACGTCGAGCTGCGCGAGATGCTCACGGAAGCGCTGGCCGGCGGCGCGAGCGAGCCGACCGAGATCTCCCTCGACAGCCGGCGCGTCCTCGTCATCGCGCGAGGTATTCCGGCGGCGTACGAGGGCGCCGCCACGACGGAGGCGCAACGCGGCGCCGTGGCCGTGTTCGTGGACCTGACCGAGGTGCGGCGGCTGGAGACGGTGCGTCGCGACTTCGTCGCCAACGTCAGCCACGAGTTGAAGACGCCGCTCACCTCCATCTGCGGCTACGCGGAAACGCTGCTCGCCGACGACGTGCCTGCCGAGACGCAGCGGAACTTCCTCGAGACCATTGCGCGGAACGCCGCGCGGCTCCAGCGCATCGTGGACGACTTGCTCGACCTCTCACGCATCGAGTCCGGCGGCTGGCGTCCCATGCTCGTCCCACTCGACGCGGCCGCGGCGGCGTATGACGCGTGGGCGCCGTTCGTGGAGCGGGCGAGCACGCAGTCGGTGCGGTTCGACGTGGCGGCCGATGGCGTCCGCGTCCTCGCCGACGCGGACGCGCTGCGCCAGGTCTTCAGCAACCTGTTCGACAACGCGCTGCGCTATACGCCGGCGGGCGGCAGGATCGAGGTCCGCGCGGTGCCGGCCCCGCCCGCCGACCAGGATGCCCCGCTCGTTCTGGCGAGCGATGCCGCTGCTCCGCACCAGGCGGGCGAGAGCGCCCGGGTGGCCATCGAGGTGAGGGACACTGGCGCCGGCATCCCGAGCGACGCACTGCCCCGCATCTTCGAGCGGTTCTACCGCGTGGACCCCGCGCGCTCGCGGGCCGAAGGCGGCACGGGCCTCGGCCTCTCCATCGTCAAACACCTGGTCGAACGGATGGGTGGCGACGTGACGGCGGAGAGCGCGCTGGGCAAGGGCACCACCATCCGGTTCACGCTGCCCGCCGCGCCTGTCCCGGCGCCTGCCGGCGGCGCCGACGGCGATGCCGCGGCCACGACGCCTGCGGCGGCCGCGGGGAACCCCACGCCCACCGGCGGGGGTTAA